Proteins encoded by one window of Bacillus sp. DTU_2020_1000418_1_SI_GHA_SEK_038:
- the rplM gene encoding 50S ribosomal protein L13, whose translation MRTTFMANANNIERKWYVVDAEGKTLGRLASEVASILRGKHKPTYTPHVDTGDHVIILNAAKIELTGNKLNDKIYYRHTNHPGGLKQRTANEMRTNFPERMLELAIKGMLPKNTLGRQMFKKLHVYAGAEHKHQAQQPEVYELRG comes from the coding sequence ATGCGTACAACGTTTATGGCGAATGCAAACAATATCGAGCGTAAATGGTACGTGGTTGATGCAGAAGGCAAAACTTTAGGTCGTCTTGCTAGTGAAGTTGCGTCAATTCTACGTGGTAAACATAAACCAACTTACACACCACATGTTGATACTGGTGATCATGTAATTATTCTTAATGCAGCAAAGATCGAATTAACTGGTAATAAATTAAATGACAAAATTTACTACCGTCATACAAACCATCCAGGTGGTTTAAAACAAAGAACTGCTAATGAAATGCGTACGAACTTTCCTGAGAGAATGTTAGAGCTTGCTATTAAAGGCATGCTTCCAAAGAACACTCTTGGTCGTCAAATGTTCAAGAAATTACACGTATATGCTGGCGCTGAACATAAGCACCAAGCACAACAACCTGAAGTTTACGAACTTCGTGGATAA
- the truA gene encoding tRNA pseudouridine(38-40) synthase TruA: MKRRFKCLVAYDGTQFSGYQVQPNKRTVQSELERVLKKLHKGADIKVSASGRTDAGVHARGQVIHFDSELNIPLDKWDIALNSLLPDDVVVMNTEEVDGGFHARFDAKGKEYRYFMNLTTKRDPFSRNYAFQYPYPLNISAMREAAAYLIGAHDFTSFCSAKTEVEDKIRELQEIDLKEGEGSLEFRFVGNGFLYNMVRILVGTLLEVGAGERDPNSMRDILEKKDRSFAGKTAPGHGLYLWKVFY; the protein is encoded by the coding sequence ATGAAAAGAAGGTTTAAGTGTTTAGTAGCTTATGATGGAACCCAGTTCTCTGGCTATCAGGTTCAGCCGAATAAGCGGACTGTACAAAGTGAATTGGAAAGAGTCTTGAAGAAGCTTCATAAAGGGGCGGACATAAAGGTAAGTGCTTCCGGGAGAACGGATGCAGGAGTCCATGCAAGGGGACAGGTCATTCATTTTGACTCTGAGTTAAATATTCCGCTGGATAAGTGGGATATCGCGCTTAATTCTCTTTTGCCTGATGATGTTGTTGTTATGAATACAGAAGAAGTTGATGGCGGATTCCATGCCCGATTTGATGCAAAGGGGAAGGAATACCGGTATTTTATGAATCTTACCACAAAGAGAGATCCTTTTAGCCGAAATTACGCCTTTCAGTACCCTTATCCTTTGAATATTTCAGCAATGAGAGAGGCAGCTGCCTACCTAATTGGAGCTCATGATTTTACGAGCTTCTGCTCTGCCAAGACAGAGGTAGAGGATAAGATTAGGGAACTACAGGAAATTGATCTGAAAGAGGGGGAAGGCTCCCTTGAGTTTCGCTTTGTTGGCAATGGCTTTTTGTATAATATGGTTAGAATTCTGGTGGGCACTCTTCTAGAGGTTGGAGCTGGAGAGAGAGACCCGAATTCCATGCGGGACATTTTAGAAAAAAAGGATCGATCATTTGCGGGAAAAACAGCTCCCGGTCATGGGCTTTATTTGTGGAAGGTTTTTTATTAG
- a CDS encoding energy-coupling factor ABC transporter ATP-binding protein, with protein MDISLQKVEYRYQVNTPFEHLAIKDVSIDIPSGTFLAIIGHTGSGKSTVLQHLNALLRPTAGKVVVGDKEITSDKKQKNLREVRQRVGIVFQFPEHQLFEETVEKDICFGPMNFGVSEEEAKKRARIAIKQVGIAEEILEKSPFDLSGGQMRRVAIAGVLAMEPDVIVLDEPTAGLDPRGRKEIMDMFHALHQERKLSTILVTHSMEDASRYADQIVIMHKGEVYKKGTPEEIFSSPEGLIELGLDVPEVVRFQQKIEKAFQMKFPQTCLSVEKLTEEIAAVVKRGDQK; from the coding sequence ATGGACATCTCACTGCAAAAAGTAGAATATCGCTATCAGGTAAATACCCCTTTTGAACATTTGGCAATTAAGGATGTTTCCATTGATATCCCGTCTGGAACGTTTCTGGCGATAATCGGTCATACAGGCTCGGGAAAATCTACGGTACTTCAGCACTTAAATGCCCTGCTACGGCCAACAGCAGGAAAAGTCGTTGTTGGCGATAAAGAAATCACATCGGATAAAAAGCAAAAAAATCTGAGGGAAGTACGACAAAGAGTCGGCATTGTCTTTCAATTTCCGGAGCATCAATTATTCGAAGAAACGGTAGAGAAGGATATTTGCTTTGGCCCAATGAATTTCGGCGTTTCCGAGGAGGAAGCGAAGAAAAGGGCTAGAATTGCTATCAAGCAAGTAGGGATAGCTGAAGAGATTCTGGAGAAATCCCCGTTTGATTTATCTGGTGGACAAATGCGCAGAGTTGCGATTGCTGGGGTATTAGCTATGGAGCCAGATGTGATCGTCCTGGACGAGCCTACAGCAGGCCTTGATCCGAGAGGGCGTAAGGAAATAATGGATATGTTCCATGCACTTCATCAGGAAAGAAAGCTATCAACCATTCTCGTCACTCACAGTATGGAGGATGCTTCTCGATATGCCGATCAAATTGTGATTATGCATAAAGGAGAAGTGTATAAAAAAGGAACCCCTGAAGAGATTTTCTCATCGCCTGAAGGCTTAATTGAACTTGGGCTGGATGTACCAGAGGTTGTCCGTTTTCAGCAAAAAATTGAAAAGGCCTTTCAAATGAAGTTTCCTCAAACGTGCTTATCTGTTGAAAAGCTAACGGAGGAAATTGCTGCTGTCGTAAAGAGGGGTGACCAAAAATGA
- a CDS encoding energy-coupling factor transporter transmembrane protein EcfT, protein MMEKMIFGRYVPAQSVIHRMDPRSKLIVIFLFVCIVFIANNSFTYGALLIYTFLMVSMSKVPLRFILTGLKPVLWLVLFTLLLHLFLTKDGEILFQAGWFTIYEEGLRQGLFISMRFFLLILMTSILTLTTTPIEITDGLESLLHPLNKIKFPVHELALMMSISLRFIPTLMQETDKIMKAQTARGVDFTSGPIKDRVKAIIPLLIPLFVSSFKRAEELATAMEARGYRGGEGRTKYRQLSWSFTDSSMIVLLGILTIVLFLLRT, encoded by the coding sequence ATGATGGAGAAAATGATTTTTGGCCGCTATGTACCAGCTCAGTCTGTTATACATCGAATGGATCCGCGTTCCAAGCTGATTGTGATTTTTCTTTTTGTTTGTATCGTTTTTATTGCAAACAACAGTTTCACCTATGGGGCTTTATTGATTTATACTTTTTTAATGGTTTCGATGTCAAAGGTTCCTTTGCGATTCATTCTTACAGGTCTGAAACCTGTTCTTTGGCTTGTGCTATTTACTTTGCTCTTGCATTTGTTTTTGACAAAGGACGGGGAAATTCTCTTTCAAGCAGGCTGGTTTACCATTTATGAAGAGGGATTAAGGCAAGGGCTGTTTATTTCTATGCGCTTTTTCCTGCTGATCCTAATGACGTCTATTCTAACGTTAACAACGACACCCATTGAAATTACAGATGGTCTTGAAAGCTTGCTGCATCCTTTAAATAAAATTAAGTTTCCCGTTCACGAGCTTGCTCTCATGATGTCCATCTCTCTTAGATTTATTCCAACGTTGATGCAGGAGACGGATAAAATTATGAAGGCCCAGACAGCAAGAGGTGTAGATTTTACAAGCGGACCGATTAAAGACAGAGTGAAGGCAATTATTCCACTTCTCATCCCGTTATTTGTCAGTTCCTTTAAACGGGCAGAGGAGCTTGCGACAGCCATGGAAGCAAGGGGATACCGCGGCGGTGAAGGAAGAACCAAATATAGGCAGCTCAGCTGGAGCTTTACCGATTCATCGATGATTGTACTTCTTGGAATTTTAACGATTGTTTTATTCTTATTAAGAACTTAA
- the rpsI gene encoding 30S ribosomal protein S9, which yields MAQVQYIGTGRRKSSVARVRLVPGDGKIIINGREITDYIPFAALRAVVNQPLAATETQGSYDVHVNVNGGGYTGQAGAIRHGIARALLQADPEYRPTLKAAGLLTRDARMKERKKYGLKGARRAPQFSKR from the coding sequence TTGGCACAGGTTCAATATATTGGTACTGGTCGTCGTAAGAGCTCCGTTGCACGAGTTCGTTTAGTTCCAGGCGATGGTAAAATTATTATCAATGGTCGTGAAATTACAGATTATATCCCATTTGCAGCATTACGCGCAGTTGTAAACCAACCGCTAGCAGCTACTGAAACTCAAGGCAGCTATGACGTGCATGTAAATGTAAATGGTGGAGGTTACACTGGTCAAGCTGGCGCAATCCGCCACGGTATCGCTCGTGCGTTACTTCAAGCTGATCCAGAATACCGTCCAACACTTAAAGCTGCTGGACTATTAACTCGTGACGCTCGTATGAAAGAACGTAAAAAATACGGTCTTAAAGGCGCTCGTCGTGCACCTCAGTTCTCAAAACGTTAA